The following coding sequences lie in one Haloterrigena sp. KLK7 genomic window:
- a CDS encoding glycoside hydrolase family 2 TIM barrel-domain containing protein, translating to MTRDWADPETVGRNRIDPHAYLLPYAATRNATAGNRGASPWISVLNGEWRFQLSETPAAAPESFHDPATDVSDWDRIEVPQHWQTAGYGDPHYTNVVYPFPLDPPNVPTENPTASYRRTFHVPDDWDGRQLRLRFGGVDSAFHLWINGEEVGYSEGSRLPSAFDVTDYVSPGENTVAIRVYKWSTGSYLEDQDMWWLSGIFRDVTLSAHPTVQVADVDVRTDLDERYEDAVLRASVDVRNVGDDGTARIEPTLRDADDVSVSTTLEARSVSLEAGETTTLEFETTVEEPRKWTAETPTCYDFVLGVARDEGDDETIVSQTVGFREVEITDGQLLVNGRPVTIRGVNRHDFHPDRGRAVPLEAMREDIEMMKRHNINAVRTAHYPNDPRFYELCNEYGLYVLDETDLECHGMIHAETTEHLSDDPRWEEAYVDRMSRMVERDKNHPSVICWSLGNESGLGAHHERMAAATRERDPTRPIHYEPDTEQTVSDIIGPMYPPFEQLEEWAETDLEHPVVLCEYAHAMGNGPGNLREFWDLFYEHEGLQGGFVWDWIDQGLRRTTDDGTEWFAYGGDFGDEPNDANFNINGLVFPDREPSPGLTEYKKVIEPVVLREADLEQGELTVENRYDFRSLEHLRASWRVLSDGRVVQSGRLPLPSVDAGESATVAVPVDADGLGTDGLDTDAEHVLTVDVSLARETAWAPEGHTVATGEFELPESESRAGSASRPTTGVAAPLTCDAAGAEIRVSNGQFELVFDRTFGVIDSLTYRNRSLLENGPSVGIWRAPTDNDGGLPLSRTLLSQFTERYENEELVQAGDLATVGFEQLWREYGLDQLQFRVDDVTCGQGERDDDPVTITVDGRLAPPIYDHGFAIEQTYAIENTGAITVDTALEPEGDLSLLPSLPRVGLDLMLADDLEQVTWYGRGPGESYVDSKEAALLGRYSRSVADLQTPYVAPQESGNRTDTRWVTFTDQRGVGLFVTGETTFDFSAHPFSTTDLDDAEHTHELPDRDGVWVSLDDGHCGLGTGSCGPSTLEEYRLEPEPTSFRMELHPFTADEGAATDRR from the coding sequence ATGACTCGAGACTGGGCCGACCCGGAGACGGTCGGTCGAAATCGGATCGATCCGCACGCGTATCTCCTCCCGTACGCGGCGACGAGGAACGCGACCGCCGGGAATCGGGGGGCGTCGCCCTGGATCTCGGTACTGAACGGGGAGTGGCGGTTCCAATTGTCGGAGACGCCGGCCGCCGCCCCCGAATCGTTTCACGATCCGGCCACGGACGTGAGCGACTGGGACCGTATCGAGGTGCCTCAGCATTGGCAGACCGCCGGCTACGGCGATCCCCACTACACGAACGTGGTCTACCCGTTCCCCCTCGATCCGCCGAACGTCCCGACCGAGAATCCGACCGCGTCGTACCGCCGGACGTTCCACGTCCCCGACGACTGGGACGGGCGCCAGCTCAGACTCCGGTTCGGCGGCGTCGACTCCGCGTTCCACCTCTGGATCAACGGCGAAGAGGTCGGGTACAGCGAGGGGAGTCGCCTCCCGTCGGCGTTCGACGTCACCGACTACGTCTCGCCGGGCGAGAACACGGTCGCCATCCGCGTCTACAAGTGGTCGACCGGGAGCTACCTCGAGGACCAGGACATGTGGTGGCTCAGCGGGATCTTCCGCGACGTCACCCTCTCGGCACATCCGACGGTACAGGTCGCGGACGTGGACGTCCGGACCGACCTCGACGAGCGATACGAGGACGCCGTTCTGCGTGCGTCCGTCGACGTGCGCAACGTCGGCGACGACGGGACGGCCCGAATCGAACCGACGCTGCGCGACGCGGACGACGTGTCGGTCTCGACGACGCTCGAGGCCAGGTCCGTGTCGCTCGAGGCCGGCGAGACGACGACCCTCGAGTTCGAGACGACCGTCGAGGAGCCCCGCAAGTGGACCGCGGAGACGCCCACCTGCTACGATTTCGTCCTCGGCGTCGCTCGGGACGAGGGCGACGACGAAACGATCGTCTCGCAGACGGTCGGCTTCCGCGAGGTCGAGATCACCGACGGACAGTTGCTGGTCAACGGCCGACCGGTGACGATCCGCGGCGTCAATCGCCACGACTTCCACCCCGACCGCGGCCGCGCCGTCCCGCTCGAGGCGATGCGGGAGGACATCGAGATGATGAAACGGCACAACATCAACGCGGTCCGGACGGCCCACTACCCGAACGATCCGCGGTTCTACGAGCTCTGTAACGAGTACGGGCTCTACGTGCTCGACGAGACCGACCTCGAGTGCCACGGGATGATCCACGCGGAGACGACGGAGCACCTTAGTGACGACCCGCGCTGGGAGGAGGCCTACGTCGATCGGATGAGTCGAATGGTCGAACGCGACAAGAACCATCCCAGCGTCATCTGCTGGTCGCTGGGCAACGAGTCCGGCCTCGGAGCCCACCACGAGCGGATGGCCGCGGCGACTCGCGAGCGCGATCCGACGCGGCCGATCCACTACGAGCCCGATACGGAGCAGACGGTCTCGGACATCATCGGGCCAATGTATCCGCCGTTCGAGCAGCTCGAGGAGTGGGCCGAGACCGACCTCGAGCATCCGGTCGTGCTCTGCGAGTACGCCCACGCGATGGGGAACGGGCCGGGGAACCTCCGGGAGTTCTGGGACCTCTTTTACGAACACGAGGGACTGCAGGGCGGCTTCGTCTGGGACTGGATCGACCAGGGGCTCCGGCGAACGACCGACGACGGGACGGAGTGGTTCGCCTACGGCGGCGACTTCGGCGACGAACCGAACGACGCGAACTTCAACATCAACGGGCTCGTCTTCCCCGATCGGGAGCCCTCGCCCGGGCTCACCGAGTACAAGAAGGTCATCGAGCCGGTCGTCCTGCGCGAAGCGGATCTCGAGCAAGGGGAGCTCACCGTCGAGAACCGGTACGATTTCCGGTCGCTCGAGCACCTCCGGGCCTCCTGGCGCGTGCTGTCCGACGGCCGCGTCGTTCAGAGCGGGCGGCTTCCGTTGCCGTCCGTCGACGCCGGTGAGTCCGCGACGGTCGCGGTTCCCGTCGACGCGGACGGACTCGGGACAGACGGACTCGACACGGACGCCGAGCACGTCCTCACCGTCGACGTCTCGCTCGCTCGCGAAACGGCGTGGGCGCCGGAGGGACACACGGTCGCGACCGGCGAGTTCGAGCTTCCGGAAAGCGAGTCCAGGGCCGGCTCCGCTTCGCGGCCGACGACCGGCGTCGCCGCGCCGCTAACGTGTGACGCGGCCGGAGCGGAGATCCGCGTTTCGAACGGGCAGTTCGAACTGGTCTTCGATCGCACGTTCGGCGTCATCGACTCGCTCACGTATCGGAACCGGTCGCTGCTGGAGAACGGCCCCTCGGTCGGAATCTGGCGCGCGCCGACAGACAACGACGGGGGGCTCCCGCTCTCGCGGACGCTCCTGTCGCAGTTCACCGAACGCTACGAGAACGAGGAGCTCGTTCAGGCGGGAGATCTCGCGACCGTCGGATTCGAACAGCTCTGGCGGGAGTACGGGCTCGATCAGTTGCAGTTCCGCGTCGACGACGTCACGTGTGGTCAGGGCGAGCGAGACGACGATCCCGTCACGATCACCGTCGACGGCCGCCTCGCGCCGCCGATATACGACCACGGGTTCGCGATCGAGCAGACGTACGCGATCGAGAACACCGGCGCGATAACCGTCGACACCGCGCTCGAGCCCGAAGGAGACCTGTCGCTGCTTCCCTCGCTCCCTCGAGTCGGGCTCGACCTCATGCTCGCGGACGACCTCGAGCAGGTCACGTGGTACGGACGGGGACCGGGCGAGTCGTACGTCGACAGCAAGGAGGCCGCCCTGCTCGGCCGGTACAGTCGATCGGTCGCCGATCTTCAGACGCCCTACGTCGCTCCGCAGGAGAGCGGGAACCGAACTGACACCCGCTGGGTGACGTTCACCGACCAGCGCGGGGTCGGCCTCTTCGTCACCGGCGAGACCACCTTCGATTTCAGCGCCCATCCCTTCAGCACCACCGATCTCGACGACGCCGAGCACACGCACGAACTTCCGGATCGGGACGGCGTCTGGGTCTCGCTCGACGACGGCCACTGCGGGCTCGGAACCGGAAGCTGCGGGCCGTCAACGCTCGAGGAGTACCGACTCGAGCCAGAGCCGACCTCGTTCCGTATGGAGCTACACCCGTTCACTGCAGATGAGGGCGCAGCGACCGATCGGCGCTGA
- a CDS encoding glycosyl hydrolase 115 family protein, which translates to MITDSPSDGDVPIVSEDAIADIYVDGNDHEVATVAATDLGDDIERVTGRRPAVTGSLADLSETAVIVGTIGRSEGVDRCLESSDVDVATLTDQRESFVIGTVDEPLPGLESCVLIAGSDRRGTAYGAYELSKRIGVSPWYWWADVPTPDRDALYMTEGVEREGPPSVRYRGVFVNDEDFGFREWAQETHDPATADGIGPKTYERLFELLLRLRGNTIWPAMHDGTKAFYRCDGNREAAERYAIVVGTSHCEPMHRNNVDEWDSEEDGEWNYATNAERIREYWTDRVDEVAGHENLFTVGMRGIHDSGMPGGDTLTERVDLLQRVIDDQREILEEHLKPPVETVPQIFCPYKETLDLYRNGLEVPEDVCVVWPDDNFGYLRRLPTGEERARAGGHGVYYHLSYWGRPHDHQWLCSIPPALIREELHRAYRHGVDTLWMANVGDLKPAEKETEYFFELAWDVEGVAERSTSDWLTEWAAREFGPAHADDIADVLAAYYRLALARKPEHVGWNAVYPNTEKNEPTFSAVHHGDEARRRLEAYERIDETAREIGEALPEESRTAYFHLVEYPIRCARAMNEGALEAMRSRLYAGQGRTSAAEYAERSRAALERIDAATARYNASSDGKWRGMMSASPRDLPVFDQPTTARVTDEQGPTLDVTVEGTSGVAGTGPRTRQLPTIVQGVDRSRFVDCYNRGTGEIEWTATTDDDWIDLERTSGTFEGDERLWVDWDAAPDSATTGHVRISGAGRELEVAVPIRPRELPTASETDGRSESGVERTPVFVESNGRVAIEADHPTAINQAETRWEPVDGLSRTTGTAMVGRPIDGPRVDGDADAVRERAARLEYDFEAGAGDVRVDVQLLPTHAPTESTPHRYAIAIDDAEPTVVDFDANGGEHDPQWQRNVLRSSVHSTTGHELERSGRHTLSLYAMDPSVVVDRVVVYTDGDVRQSYLGPRETRDRRLE; encoded by the coding sequence ATGATAACCGACAGCCCCTCAGACGGCGACGTCCCGATCGTGTCCGAGGACGCGATCGCCGATATCTACGTCGACGGGAACGATCACGAGGTCGCGACCGTCGCGGCGACCGACCTCGGCGACGATATCGAACGCGTCACCGGACGCCGGCCCGCGGTTACCGGGTCGCTCGCCGACCTCTCAGAGACCGCCGTGATCGTCGGCACGATCGGTCGCTCCGAGGGCGTCGATCGATGCCTGGAGTCGAGCGACGTCGACGTCGCGACGCTGACGGACCAGCGGGAGAGTTTCGTCATCGGAACGGTCGACGAACCGCTCCCGGGCCTCGAGTCGTGCGTGCTGATCGCTGGGAGCGATCGCCGCGGGACGGCCTACGGGGCGTACGAGCTGTCGAAGCGAATCGGCGTCTCGCCGTGGTACTGGTGGGCCGACGTCCCGACGCCCGACCGGGACGCTCTCTACATGACCGAGGGCGTAGAGCGGGAGGGTCCGCCATCGGTTCGGTACCGCGGCGTGTTCGTCAACGACGAGGACTTCGGATTCCGCGAGTGGGCACAGGAGACGCACGATCCGGCGACGGCGGACGGAATCGGGCCGAAGACCTACGAGCGACTGTTCGAACTGCTCTTGCGGCTCAGGGGGAACACGATCTGGCCGGCGATGCACGACGGGACGAAGGCGTTCTACCGGTGCGACGGCAATCGCGAGGCCGCCGAGCGGTACGCCATCGTCGTCGGCACCTCCCACTGCGAGCCGATGCATCGGAACAACGTCGACGAGTGGGACTCGGAAGAAGACGGCGAGTGGAACTACGCGACCAACGCGGAGCGGATCCGCGAGTACTGGACTGACCGCGTCGACGAGGTCGCCGGCCACGAGAACCTGTTCACGGTCGGCATGCGCGGGATCCACGACTCGGGGATGCCCGGCGGCGACACGCTCACGGAACGCGTCGACCTGCTCCAGCGGGTGATCGACGATCAGCGCGAGATTCTCGAGGAACACCTCAAGCCGCCGGTCGAGACCGTCCCGCAGATTTTCTGTCCGTACAAGGAGACGCTCGACCTCTACCGGAACGGCCTCGAGGTGCCCGAGGACGTCTGCGTCGTCTGGCCCGACGACAACTTCGGCTACCTCCGGCGGCTGCCGACCGGCGAGGAGCGAGCGCGAGCCGGTGGCCACGGCGTCTACTACCACCTCTCGTACTGGGGGCGTCCGCACGACCACCAGTGGCTGTGTTCGATCCCGCCGGCACTGATTCGCGAGGAACTGCACCGAGCCTATCGACACGGTGTCGACACGCTGTGGATGGCCAACGTCGGCGACCTCAAGCCGGCGGAAAAGGAGACGGAGTACTTCTTCGAGCTGGCCTGGGACGTTGAGGGCGTCGCGGAGCGGTCGACGAGCGACTGGCTCACTGAGTGGGCCGCCCGCGAGTTCGGTCCCGCCCACGCGGACGACATCGCCGACGTGCTCGCGGCGTACTACCGACTCGCGCTCGCCCGCAAGCCGGAGCACGTGGGCTGGAACGCGGTGTACCCGAACACTGAGAAGAACGAACCGACGTTCAGCGCGGTCCACCACGGCGACGAGGCCCGGCGACGGCTCGAGGCCTACGAGCGAATCGACGAGACGGCCAGAGAGATCGGCGAGGCGCTACCCGAGGAGTCGCGAACGGCGTACTTCCACCTCGTCGAGTACCCGATCCGGTGTGCGCGGGCGATGAACGAGGGGGCCCTCGAGGCGATGCGGAGCCGGCTCTACGCGGGCCAGGGACGGACGAGCGCGGCGGAGTACGCAGAACGGTCGCGAGCGGCGCTCGAACGCATCGACGCGGCGACGGCGCGATACAACGCCTCGTCGGACGGGAAGTGGCGCGGGATGATGTCAGCGAGCCCGCGTGATCTCCCGGTGTTCGACCAGCCGACGACCGCGCGCGTGACCGACGAGCAGGGGCCGACGCTGGACGTCACCGTCGAGGGGACGTCGGGCGTCGCCGGCACCGGGCCGCGAACCCGCCAGTTGCCGACGATCGTGCAGGGCGTCGATCGATCGCGGTTCGTCGATTGCTACAACCGCGGGACGGGCGAGATCGAGTGGACGGCGACGACTGACGACGACTGGATCGATCTTGAGCGAACGTCGGGGACGTTCGAGGGAGACGAGCGACTGTGGGTCGACTGGGACGCCGCGCCCGATTCGGCGACAACCGGCCACGTTCGGATTTCGGGCGCCGGCCGAGAACTCGAGGTCGCGGTGCCGATCCGACCGCGAGAGTTGCCGACCGCGAGCGAGACCGACGGCAGGTCCGAGTCGGGCGTCGAGCGAACGCCGGTCTTCGTCGAATCGAACGGTCGCGTCGCGATCGAGGCCGACCACCCGACGGCTATCAACCAGGCGGAGACGCGCTGGGAACCCGTCGACGGCCTCAGCCGAACGACCGGGACCGCGATGGTCGGGCGCCCGATCGATGGCCCCCGCGTCGACGGCGACGCCGACGCAGTTCGCGAGCGGGCGGCACGCCTCGAGTACGACTTCGAGGCCGGTGCCGGCGACGTTCGCGTCGACGTCCAGCTGCTGCCGACCCACGCGCCGACCGAGTCGACGCCCCACCGGTACGCGATCGCGATCGACGACGCCGAGCCGACGGTCGTCGACTTCGACGCGAACGGCGGCGAGCACGACCCGCAGTGGCAGCGGAACGTGCTCCGCTCGAGCGTCCACTCGACGACGGGCCACGAACTCGAGCGGTCCGGTCGCCACACGCTGTCGCTGTACGCGATGGACCCGAGCGTCGTCGTCGATCGAGTGGTCGTCTACACCGACGGCGACGTCCGTCAATCGTATCTCGGGCCGCGGGAGACGCGGGATCGACGCCTCGAGTGA